From a region of the Apis cerana isolate GH-2021 linkage group LG13, AcerK_1.0, whole genome shotgun sequence genome:
- the LOC108004040 gene encoding UNC93-like protein — protein sequence MQLDKMDEAQFVKVRTKKTGFRHSERWRITRNVLVIGLAFMVNFTAFMGATNLQSSINADGSLGTFTLASIYGSLIFSNIFLPTLIISWLGCKWTISLSILTYVPFMAAQFYPKFYTMIPAGLLVGIGAAPLWCAKCTYLTVVAEAYATLSDVATDILVTRFFGLFFMFYQMAQVWGNLISSAVLSYGIDAVATNITLNTSVVAEVCGAKFCGATSANDDSTNLERPSEKRIHLISGIYLCCMIIASLIVAFGVDSLTRYNKNRTGSATGKSGLKLLVVTLKLLKEKNQIFILPIIMFIGAEQAFLFADYNASFVSCAWGINNIGYVMICFGVTNAIAALGAGSIMKLTGRRPLMAFAFCVHMGVLIFLLHWKPMPEQNFIFFLISGLWGLCDAMWLVQINALSGLLFPGKEEAAFSNFRLWESTGSVITYVYSPYLCTEIKLYILIGILCFGMIGYGMIEWFKKINNSIPESKPDFELVTNNEINDTTKL from the exons ATGCAATTGGACAAAATGGACGAGGCGCAGTTCGTTAAAGTGAGAACGAAGAAGACTGGATTCAGGCATTCCGAGAGATGGCGCATCACGAGGAACGTGTTGGTGATCGGGCTCGCCTTTATGGTGAATTTCACGGCGTTTATGGGGGCGACCAATTTGCAGAGCTCGATTAACGCGGACGGATCGTTGGGGACGTTCACGTTGGCCTCGATTTATGGCAGTTTGATATTcagcaatatatttttaccgaCGTTGATCATAAG CTGGCTGGGTTGTAAATGGACCATATCTCTGTCTATCCTCACTTACGTGCCCTTTATGGCGGCTCAGTTCTACCCAAAATTTTACACCATGATACCGGCCGGCCTGCTGGTCGGTATTGGCGCTGCTCCACTTTGGTGCGCCAAATGTACTTACTTAACGGTCGTTGCGGAAGCGTATGCCACTCTGTCGGATGTGGCCACCGACATTCTCGTCACGAGGTTTTTCGGCCTGTTTTTCATGTTTTACCAGATGGCGCAAGTCTGGGGCAATCTTATATCCTCGGCAG TTCTTTCATATGGAATCGACGCAGTGGCAACGAATATCACGTTGAATACTAGTGTTGTAGCGGAAGTGTGCGGTGCCAAATTTTGCGGCGCAACTTCCGCCAATGACGATAGCACGAACTTGGAACGACCATCAGAGAAAAGGATTCATCTAATTTCCGGCATCTATTTATGCTGTATGATAATTGCCTCGTTAATTGTCGCATTCGGAGTCGATTCTCTCACTAG atacaataaaaatagaacagGCTCAGCAACAGGCAAGTCAGGATTAAAACTGTTGGTTGTGACGTTGAAACTTTTGAAGGAAAAGAATCAGATTTTTATACTTCCAATAATAATGTTCATCGGGGCGGAGCAAGCATTTTTATTTGCCGATTATAATGCT TCGTTCGTTTCCTGTGCATggggaattaataatatcggtTATGTGATGATCTGTTTCGGTGTGACGAACGCTATAGCAGCGTTGGGTGCAGGATCTATAATGAAACTAACAGGAAGAAGGCCTTTAATGGCATTCGCCTTCTGTGTTCACATgggagttttaatttttcttcttcactgGAAACCCATGCCtgaacaaaatttcatattctttttaatatctggATTATGGGGTCTTTGTGATGCCATGTGGCTTGTACAAATAAATG CTCTGTCAGGATTACTGTTCCCGGGCAAGGAAGAAGCCGCCTTCTCAAATTTCCGGCTATGGGAATCCACAGGTTCTGTGATCACGTATGTGTATAGTCCTTACCTGTGCACAGAGATAAAGCTCTACATCCTCATAGGAATCCTTTGTTTTGGAATGATCGGTTATGGTATGATCGAATGgttcaaaaaaatcaataattcaattccaGAATCAAAACCAGATTTCGAGTTGGTTACAAACAACGAAATTAATGACACGACAAAACTttga